A genomic region of Chitinimonas arctica contains the following coding sequences:
- a CDS encoding SpvB/TcaC N-terminal domain-containing protein — protein MRIKLSNGTGSCDDVSFLFDGAWLGKAQGVTADSEAGTCYVTKRGVAPRAAPYLIAARIQQGNTTLYAAHRNVQVISDTTISLSSPEAGKTLTAPASITLNATATVGSGSITRVEFYNGSTKLGEDSSAPYSYSWMAVPVGNYANLTAKLVDSLGGVTTSAPVAVTVTASQGGGGDTPVKISFASSYVDSLITGGVDAGSLPGEFGVGADGAASYSLPIAVPPGTAGMVPSLSLQYSSRAGNSLIGLGWRLNGFSNIHRCAKTIIQDGEPGAMRFNQADRLCLDGQRLVLVNLPLSDANYWADTAEYRTEIDSFRRITALVSNGKRGFKVQEKEGRTLYYGDSADSYVEGQGRPDGLAHAWMLRRSEDRAGNAIDYQYSENAVTGEHLPATIRWGGNAAANQAHYAKVVFAYGTDSDGNAERPDADIRYLAGSRIDLRKRLASIQTFTDTAADGSGGVPAQALKLQYDLSPSSGRSLLKSVQACAAGQCLPATRFTWGEAPTNAPSFVSQGQGQGPAIATSTTGLTPYDPASWARVVVADFNGDGKSDLLGDDGVYLAQGNGFNRLPYAPSAIKLPKNGAWEVPHQLIHGDFDGSGRTAFIDLRQDAGSKLYFGKLCRVTNNQVVCAAEFNLGTNPALTGLVADVDGRGRDEVLTKEGNGKRCAVSDQGLNCRPYNGVATLLDLDAVEIDPLSSVIPSGSDLATTGGDVDGDGIRDYIMSDGTICLSQPTGFQCDGQAIATRFPGVFKIVVLSRGDHFGGRVGDLNGDGYADFAVMTLDSVGKARYALCYGTGLVGRVDCSDVSTLPGLANIVDLEGEKQPKLLTKSTSGQLASCILRNRALNCRPVAAPENWHGPDLPTLANNYLYGDFDGDGRSDIVTYRGAGTPNWERYTVQAPQGIDRIIRVSNDVVPLAEVEYAAQNDRAVYSVSADPVVYPNTRVNGVGQLVQVSRQSTGQGNWKESRYTYTDAASDLLGRGFLGFTSQTVNDPAVGIGTTQIFSQAWPTIGRPYARSSLTANGNALSRATFSMSALTLRQPNGQSTVFPYLQKSDMVRRDLDWSDLGSSTIVNVYDNWGNLKQADSTNSGNGTTFRSLTVNTYQAANASDAPWMQGLLARTVTTKTDAYGQTLSRTIAYGYDAKGLPASETVEPDDASLKFKLLTTFDRSGNAYGLVTRKSQTWRDPVSNTDRSRTLEATQYDTKGRFAETVKNALGHAEKQAFDPRTGKQTGLTDANQLVTLWIVDGFGRQRVERHPDGTETRSYLKQCNGGCPISNATQVAITEHYKGADRIAVPTLVYSDSAGHVLRTQTWGFGGDVIVTDNRYDSRGRLQQSDQPTYLGNVAKLASRYVYDDLDRVTLVATLNEGSGPGRDVEQFSTTTYQGLQTVLENANKQRKTDIRDVLGRLVVSKDAKVGITEFAYDPFGNLKQTIDPGKNIVRITYDSLGRRTDLNDLDIGTIHYDVDPLGRVWKQTDAKQQVTRSTYDDLDRLTSRSEPSLESRWVYDTAVYGIGQLAEAYTLRDNKRDYQRTHVYDDKGRLKTTTLQLDKAYTSTTTYDDWGRLQSQVHQRDTDVSKAKRFDQRYNQYGYLSRIERQGVALWEATKQDAANRVIEAKLGNGLKVTQTYNAYTGRLSESDLTSPQHGMQLRESYFYEKLGNIEQRSQFWADSSLTETFKYDELNRLIKATIGPSAQDFSYDAIGNMLSKTGAGTYTYPPQGQAVRAANSGGPHAVSSISSLGAFRYDANGNLVEGAGRKLSWTSFDMPHCITTGSLNADGRCGSGTSSEFAYGTEHQRAKQIKSDGTTIYYAGAIEAETIGSTVKSIKTYWPNGLGVEIDKGSSTEQHWTHVDRLGSVVAISDQTGALKERLSYDVWGKRRNLNGSANNVDGVIDNKGFTGHEMLDGLDLVHMNGRVYDPLVARFMSADPIIQDPEHSQSYNRYSYVWNNPTNLTDPTGFRGQKDESSSLTANGGGDWVTVYCAEDCGSGSSTNHEATGGGESGGESGAEGSKNGAGQVERTWGSYLPGTTAGDSAAQWYADKYLETGSPLYYAGGVVASLWTPDTAAETTINLAGGGIAAGAKAGFTYASSKIIGNAQSTGTVGHATVSKIVAYAYALNPNVERVTLDLGYRRLLEGVREMTLKYGPRPDVGALYKNTSVKITEIASKTDVPQELIRRNAVKMSREGINGSVSVNNWAVWINKVFGN, from the coding sequence ATGCGGATCAAGCTGAGCAATGGCACGGGGAGTTGCGACGATGTGTCCTTCCTGTTCGACGGGGCATGGCTGGGTAAGGCGCAAGGCGTCACGGCCGATAGTGAAGCGGGTACCTGCTATGTCACCAAGCGCGGGGTCGCCCCTCGTGCGGCACCGTATCTGATCGCTGCGCGTATCCAGCAAGGCAATACCACGCTGTATGCGGCCCATCGCAACGTGCAGGTCATCTCTGATACGACTATCAGCCTGAGCAGCCCGGAAGCCGGCAAGACCCTGACGGCACCGGCCAGCATCACCTTGAATGCCACGGCCACCGTGGGCAGCGGCAGCATTACCCGTGTCGAGTTCTACAACGGCTCCACCAAGCTGGGCGAAGACAGTAGCGCCCCTTACAGCTACAGCTGGATGGCGGTGCCGGTGGGTAACTATGCCAATCTGACGGCCAAGTTGGTGGATAGCCTGGGTGGCGTGACCACCAGTGCGCCGGTTGCGGTGACCGTTACGGCCAGCCAGGGTGGCGGTGGCGATACGCCCGTCAAGATCAGCTTCGCTTCCAGCTATGTAGATAGTCTGATCACTGGCGGGGTGGATGCCGGCAGCCTGCCAGGCGAATTCGGTGTCGGCGCCGACGGCGCGGCCAGCTATAGCCTGCCGATTGCGGTTCCGCCGGGCACGGCAGGAATGGTACCCAGCCTGAGCCTCCAATACAGTAGTCGGGCCGGCAATAGTCTGATTGGTTTGGGCTGGCGCTTGAACGGCTTCTCCAACATCCATCGTTGCGCTAAGACCATCATCCAGGATGGTGAACCGGGCGCCATGCGCTTCAACCAAGCCGACCGCCTATGTCTGGACGGACAGCGTCTAGTCCTGGTCAACCTGCCGCTCAGTGATGCGAACTACTGGGCAGACACCGCCGAGTACCGGACCGAAATCGACAGCTTCAGGCGCATCACGGCGCTGGTCAGCAATGGCAAGCGCGGCTTCAAGGTGCAAGAGAAAGAAGGCCGGACCTTGTACTACGGCGATAGCGCCGATAGCTACGTCGAAGGCCAGGGTCGGCCGGATGGGCTCGCGCATGCTTGGATGCTGCGCCGAAGCGAAGACCGCGCCGGGAATGCCATTGATTACCAATACAGCGAGAACGCTGTCACCGGTGAACATTTGCCCGCGACCATTCGCTGGGGCGGCAATGCTGCTGCCAACCAAGCGCATTACGCCAAAGTGGTGTTCGCCTACGGTACCGACAGCGATGGCAATGCTGAACGGCCGGACGCCGATATCCGCTACTTGGCCGGTAGCCGCATCGATCTTCGTAAACGCTTAGCGAGCATCCAGACCTTTACCGACACAGCCGCCGATGGCAGTGGCGGCGTGCCGGCGCAGGCGCTCAAGCTGCAGTACGACCTTAGCCCTTCCTCTGGACGCAGCCTGCTGAAGTCGGTTCAAGCCTGTGCGGCCGGTCAATGCTTGCCGGCTACGCGCTTTACCTGGGGAGAAGCGCCCACGAATGCGCCAAGTTTTGTCAGCCAGGGACAAGGTCAAGGACCAGCCATTGCCACGTCCACAACCGGACTGACGCCGTACGATCCAGCTAGTTGGGCACGAGTCGTGGTAGCTGACTTCAATGGTGATGGAAAAAGCGATCTGCTGGGGGACGATGGCGTATATCTCGCCCAGGGCAATGGATTTAACCGCCTGCCCTATGCACCAAGTGCCATCAAACTACCTAAGAATGGCGCATGGGAGGTGCCGCATCAGCTGATTCATGGCGACTTCGATGGTAGCGGTAGAACAGCCTTTATCGATTTGCGCCAAGATGCGGGCAGCAAGCTCTATTTCGGCAAGTTGTGCCGGGTCACCAATAACCAAGTCGTCTGTGCGGCCGAATTCAACTTGGGTACCAATCCTGCCCTGACAGGTCTGGTGGCCGATGTGGATGGACGTGGCCGCGACGAAGTATTGACCAAGGAGGGCAATGGCAAGCGCTGTGCCGTATCGGACCAAGGATTGAATTGCCGCCCATACAATGGCGTGGCGACGCTGCTGGATCTCGATGCCGTCGAAATCGACCCGCTCAGCAGCGTGATTCCGAGCGGCAGCGACCTGGCGACGACCGGTGGCGACGTAGATGGTGATGGGATCAGGGACTACATCATGTCCGATGGCACCATCTGTCTCAGCCAACCGACTGGCTTCCAGTGCGATGGGCAAGCGATTGCGACCCGATTCCCCGGTGTATTCAAAATCGTTGTACTCAGCCGGGGGGATCACTTCGGCGGCCGGGTGGGCGACCTGAATGGTGATGGTTATGCCGATTTCGCCGTGATGACACTCGATAGCGTTGGTAAGGCGCGCTATGCCCTCTGCTATGGCACCGGATTGGTTGGCCGCGTCGATTGCAGCGACGTTTCGACCCTGCCGGGTCTGGCTAATATCGTCGATCTGGAGGGAGAGAAGCAGCCTAAGCTACTGACTAAGTCCACTAGCGGACAATTGGCAAGCTGCATACTCCGCAACCGCGCGCTCAATTGCCGGCCTGTCGCCGCCCCGGAAAATTGGCATGGGCCAGATCTGCCTACCTTGGCCAATAACTACCTCTATGGCGATTTCGATGGTGATGGCCGGAGCGATATCGTTACCTACCGGGGTGCCGGCACGCCGAATTGGGAACGTTACACGGTTCAGGCACCGCAGGGCATTGATCGCATCATCCGGGTTAGCAATGACGTAGTGCCTCTTGCCGAGGTGGAGTATGCCGCGCAAAACGACAGGGCGGTTTATTCCGTTAGCGCCGATCCGGTCGTTTATCCAAACACCCGTGTGAATGGCGTCGGCCAGCTGGTCCAAGTGTCCCGGCAAAGTACCGGCCAAGGCAATTGGAAGGAAAGCCGCTACACCTACACCGACGCAGCTTCCGACCTGCTTGGCCGCGGATTTCTAGGCTTCACCAGTCAGACGGTGAACGACCCGGCAGTTGGTATCGGCACGACCCAAATTTTCAGCCAAGCTTGGCCGACCATTGGTCGTCCCTATGCCAGAAGCAGCCTGACCGCCAATGGCAACGCGCTGTCCCGCGCGACCTTCAGCATGAGTGCGTTGACGCTGCGACAGCCCAATGGGCAGAGCACGGTCTTCCCCTACCTACAAAAGTCCGACATGGTGCGCCGCGATCTGGACTGGAGCGACCTCGGTAGTAGCACGATCGTCAACGTCTACGACAACTGGGGCAATCTGAAACAAGCCGACAGCACGAACAGCGGCAACGGCACGACCTTCCGCAGCCTGACCGTCAATACTTACCAGGCCGCTAATGCCAGTGATGCCCCTTGGATGCAAGGCCTGCTTGCCCGCACAGTCACGACCAAGACCGACGCCTACGGCCAGACGCTGAGCCGCACCATTGCCTATGGCTACGACGCCAAGGGTCTGCCGGCCAGTGAAACCGTTGAACCCGATGACGCCAGCCTCAAGTTCAAACTGTTGACCACCTTCGACCGCAGTGGCAACGCCTATGGTCTAGTCACCAGAAAGAGCCAGACCTGGCGTGACCCAGTCAGTAATACCGACCGCAGCCGCACACTCGAAGCGACGCAATACGACACCAAGGGCCGCTTCGCCGAGACCGTCAAGAACGCGCTTGGGCATGCGGAGAAGCAGGCGTTCGATCCACGCACAGGGAAGCAAACCGGCCTGACTGACGCAAATCAGTTGGTCACCCTTTGGATCGTGGACGGCTTCGGACGTCAAAGGGTCGAACGGCATCCCGACGGCACCGAAACCCGTAGCTACCTCAAACAATGCAACGGCGGCTGCCCGATTTCCAATGCCACGCAGGTCGCCATCACCGAACACTATAAGGGCGCCGACCGCATTGCCGTGCCGACGCTGGTCTATAGCGACAGCGCCGGCCATGTGCTGCGTACTCAGACCTGGGGTTTCGGTGGCGACGTTATCGTCACCGATAACCGCTATGACAGCCGCGGGCGGCTGCAACAGAGTGATCAACCGACCTATCTCGGCAACGTCGCTAAGCTCGCCAGCCGTTACGTTTACGACGATCTGGACCGAGTGACGCTGGTCGCCACTTTGAATGAAGGCAGTGGGCCTGGCAGGGACGTGGAACAGTTCAGTACGACGACTTACCAAGGCCTGCAAACCGTCCTGGAAAACGCCAACAAGCAACGCAAGACCGATATCCGCGATGTGCTGGGCCGGTTAGTGGTCAGCAAGGATGCCAAGGTCGGTATCACCGAGTTCGCCTATGATCCTTTCGGCAATCTCAAGCAGACCATCGACCCGGGCAAGAATATCGTTCGCATCACATACGACAGTTTGGGTCGTAGGACCGACCTGAACGACCTCGATATCGGCACCATCCACTACGACGTGGATCCGCTCGGCCGGGTCTGGAAACAGACCGACGCCAAACAGCAGGTCACTCGCTCGACTTACGACGATCTCGACCGGCTGACCAGCCGCAGCGAACCGAGCCTGGAAAGCCGCTGGGTCTACGACACGGCGGTCTACGGCATCGGCCAACTCGCCGAAGCCTATACGCTGCGTGACAACAAGCGCGACTACCAACGCACGCATGTCTACGACGACAAGGGACGGCTCAAGACCACCACACTGCAGCTCGACAAGGCTTATACCAGCACGACCACCTATGACGACTGGGGCCGGCTGCAATCCCAGGTTCACCAGCGTGATACCGACGTCAGCAAGGCCAAGCGCTTTGATCAGCGCTACAACCAGTACGGTTACCTCAGCCGGATTGAGCGGCAGGGCGTAGCGCTATGGGAGGCCACCAAGCAGGACGCCGCCAATCGTGTCATCGAAGCCAAGCTGGGTAATGGCCTGAAGGTGACCCAGACCTACAACGCTTATACCGGCCGGTTGAGTGAAAGCGATCTGACAAGCCCGCAGCACGGCATGCAGTTGCGTGAGAGCTATTTTTACGAAAAATTGGGCAACATCGAGCAGCGCAGTCAGTTTTGGGCGGACAGCAGCTTGACGGAAACGTTTAAATACGACGAGTTGAACCGCCTGATCAAGGCCACCATCGGTCCGTCTGCACAGGACTTCAGCTACGACGCCATCGGCAATATGCTCAGCAAAACCGGCGCGGGTACCTACACCTACCCGCCGCAAGGCCAGGCCGTGCGCGCCGCCAATAGCGGTGGCCCGCACGCGGTCAGCAGCATCAGCAGCCTGGGCGCCTTCCGCTACGACGCCAATGGCAACCTGGTCGAAGGTGCTGGCCGCAAGCTCAGTTGGACCAGCTTCGATATGCCGCACTGCATCACCACGGGCAGCCTGAACGCCGACGGTCGTTGCGGTAGCGGCACGTCCAGCGAATTTGCCTACGGCACCGAGCACCAGCGCGCCAAGCAGATCAAGAGCGACGGCACCACGATCTACTACGCCGGCGCAATCGAAGCAGAAACCATCGGCAGCACGGTCAAATCCATCAAGACCTATTGGCCGAATGGCTTGGGCGTGGAAATCGACAAGGGCAGCAGCACCGAGCAGCACTGGACCCATGTGGACCGGCTCGGTAGCGTGGTGGCCATCAGCGACCAGACCGGCGCGCTCAAGGAAAGGCTGAGCTACGACGTTTGGGGCAAACGCCGTAACCTGAATGGTAGCGCCAACAACGTGGACGGGGTGATCGACAACAAGGGATTTACCGGTCACGAGATGCTGGACGGCTTGGACCTGGTGCATATGAACGGCCGGGTCTATGACCCGCTGGTGGCGCGCTTTATGAGCGCCGACCCCATCATCCAGGATCCTGAGCATAGCCAGAGCTATAACCGTTACAGCTATGTCTGGAACAATCCGACCAATCTGACCGATCCGACTGGGTTTAGGGGTCAGAAAGATGAGTCGAGCTCGCTCACCGCCAATGGTGGTGGAGACTGGGTAACGGTCTACTGTGCCGAAGATTGCGGTAGCGGATCGAGTACGAATCACGAGGCTACCGGTGGCGGTGAAAGTGGGGGCGAGTCTGGCGCGGAAGGCAGCAAAAACGGCGCAGGCCAAGTAGAACGCACATGGGGTAGCTACTTGCCGGGTACAACGGCAGGGGACAGTGCGGCTCAGTGGTACGCCGATAAGTACCTTGAGACGGGCAGCCCGCTATACTACGCAGGTGGAGTCGTAGCGTCACTTTGGACGCCGGATACTGCTGCAGAGACAACGATTAACCTTGCGGGCGGCGGGATCGCTGCAGGCGCGAAGGCAGGTTTTACCTATGCCAGTTCTAAGATCATTGGCAACGCGCAAAGCACCGGAACGGTTGGGCATGCCACAGTCTCGAAAATCGTGGCATATGCGTATGCTTTAAATCCCAATGTGGAAAGGGTAACGTTGGACTTGGGTTATCGTCGCCTACTTGAAGGCGTGCGGGAAATGACCCTTAAATACGGGCCCCGGCCTGATGTTGGAGCGCTGTATAAAAATACATCTGTCAAGATTACGGAGATCGCATCAAAGACGGATGTGCCGCAGGAGCTTATTAGGAGAAATGCAGTTAAAATGTCTCGTGAGGGTATTAACGGTTCTGTCTCCGTTAATAATTGGGCTGTGTGGATAAATAAAGTGTTCGGTAACTAA